From a single Shewanella denitrificans OS217 genomic region:
- a CDS encoding CBS domain-containing protein, with protein sequence MKVSDIMTTTPVCISNEATLKDAHQLMQSRSVRHLPVISELDGTLVGMLTHKKMIASVLSMLNKYGQGALDRKERYKPIIEVMETQVQKLGLDEPLSVVVQYFIDNKLGCLPVVDTSNKVIGIVTSSDFVKLCQRLLLKHPD encoded by the coding sequence ATGAAAGTCAGCGATATCATGACCACAACCCCAGTGTGTATCAGTAATGAAGCTACCCTCAAAGATGCACATCAATTAATGCAAAGCCGCAGCGTACGCCACTTGCCTGTCATATCTGAATTAGATGGCACTCTAGTAGGTATGCTGACACACAAGAAGATGATCGCCAGCGTGTTAAGCATGCTCAATAAATACGGCCAAGGAGCCTTAGACAGGAAAGAGCGTTACAAACCCATTATCGAGGTGATGGAAACCCAAGTACAGAAACTCGGTTTAGATGAACCATTATCTGTCGTGGTACAGTACTTTATTGATAATAAATTAGGCTGTTTACCCGTTGTAGATACCAGTAACAAAGTCATAGGCATAGTCACTTCATCGGATTTTGTTAAGTTGTGCCAACGCTTGTTACTCAAGCATCCAGACTAA
- a CDS encoding endonuclease, giving the protein MINKSKTAVFLALAGLAFTANAELMISEVLYDAPNNDTTEEFVELFNASCSSIDLSQYSISDNGASYGLTGSLGSGQYLTIAKDAAGFNSLFARQADLSPMPLSLGNSGDYVKLLKGTTELDLVSWEGGVSGWSLNATNVSLVRTTSTNTKSQADWSVGSSAGNPGLGSLTTSCSTPPPVTENLLANGQAVNNLSAATNQTLKFVADIPSGATNLSFALSGGSGDADLYVRQGSEPTTSVFDCRPYLTGNNEQCPITTVVAGRYYVNVTAYQAFSGASLVANYTPASSGGTGGTGNPGDYAFDTYYANASGKTGAALKSSLNLIIRDHTRFTYDQVWDGLGYADEDPANTNNVILLYTGRSEPKTNRAGMSNSQDAWNREHVWAKSHGFPSSGQHAYTDFHHLRPADVSVNGTRGNKDFAMGGVALTEAPDNKTDSDSFEPANMVKGDVARMVFYMDVRYEGGDNSGTPDLSVAKGITGTGEALLGDLCTLLSWHIQDPVSDWERRRNNRIYEWQKNRNPFIDNPMWAETLYSSSCN; this is encoded by the coding sequence ATGATAAATAAGTCTAAAACAGCAGTGTTCCTAGCACTGGCAGGCTTGGCTTTTACAGCCAATGCCGAACTGATGATAAGTGAAGTCCTCTACGATGCACCGAATAATGACACTACAGAAGAGTTTGTCGAGTTATTTAATGCAAGCTGCAGTTCAATTGATTTAAGCCAGTATTCTATCAGTGATAATGGTGCCAGTTATGGATTAACGGGTAGCTTAGGGTCTGGTCAATACCTGACTATCGCTAAAGACGCCGCAGGTTTTAATAGCCTGTTCGCTCGTCAAGCCGATTTATCTCCTATGCCATTGTCTCTGGGTAATTCAGGTGATTACGTTAAGCTGCTCAAGGGCACAACTGAGCTTGACTTGGTTTCTTGGGAAGGCGGCGTATCAGGTTGGTCATTGAATGCCACTAATGTGTCTTTAGTACGTACTACCAGCACCAATACTAAATCTCAAGCCGACTGGAGTGTGGGCAGCAGTGCCGGTAATCCAGGCCTAGGTAGCTTGACAACGAGTTGCAGCACCCCTCCACCCGTGACTGAAAACCTCTTGGCTAATGGCCAAGCGGTCAATAACTTATCAGCTGCCACCAATCAAACCTTAAAATTTGTTGCCGATATTCCCTCTGGCGCGACTAACTTAAGCTTTGCCTTAAGTGGCGGCAGTGGTGATGCGGATCTTTATGTGCGTCAAGGCAGTGAGCCAACGACGAGCGTGTTTGATTGCCGTCCGTATTTAACCGGTAATAACGAGCAGTGCCCTATCACGACGGTAGTGGCCGGGCGTTACTATGTTAACGTCACTGCTTACCAAGCCTTTAGTGGTGCAAGCTTAGTTGCCAATTACACCCCAGCCAGCTCAGGCGGCACTGGCGGAACGGGAAATCCAGGTGATTACGCCTTCGATACCTATTATGCCAATGCCAGTGGTAAGACAGGGGCGGCCTTAAAGAGCAGCTTAAACCTTATCATTCGTGATCATACCCGCTTTACCTATGATCAAGTCTGGGATGGCCTTGGCTATGCTGATGAAGATCCAGCCAATACTAACAATGTGATTTTGCTCTATACCGGACGTTCGGAGCCTAAGACCAACCGTGCAGGCATGAGTAATTCACAAGATGCTTGGAATCGCGAGCATGTGTGGGCTAAGAGCCACGGCTTCCCTAGCAGTGGTCAGCATGCATACACAGATTTCCATCACCTGCGTCCTGCCGATGTGTCGGTCAATGGTACTCGTGGCAATAAAGATTTTGCCATGGGCGGTGTAGCCTTAACTGAAGCTCCAGACAATAAGACTGACAGCGACAGCTTCGAGCCAGCCAATATGGTTAAAGGTGACGTTGCCCGTATGGTGTTCTATATGGACGTGCGCTATGAAGGCGGTGATAACAGCGGAACACCGGATTTATCTGTTGCCAAAGGCATTACAGGCACAGGTGAAGCACTGTTAGGTGACTTATGTACTCTGCTTAGCTGGCATATTCAAGATCCCGTCAGTGATTGGGAGCGTCGTCGTAATAACCGTATCTATGAATGGCAGAAAAACCGTAATCCCTTCATCGATAATCCTATGTGGGCAGAAACGCTTTACAGCAGCTCATGTAACTAA
- a CDS encoding S8 family serine peptidase: protein MKLSKLSCAIMALSVGVIAQANAADDRYVIQVDNSKKGVVKALAKQLGAQLHVDGDGFIAASFTGKDLEQVKGLLNNPHIKLIEQDQPRHLMSVYSDDAGNPMTQQVTPYAVYQSQANQVNFNASAGMKVCVIDSGLDRSNPDFVWNNITGNNDSGTGNWDVNGGPHGTHVAGTIAAANNNLGVVGMAPGVDLHIIKVFNAAGWGYSSDLAHAANLCSQAGANIISMSLGGGGSNSTESNAFKSFTDAGGLVLAAAGNDGNNVRSYPAGYPSVMMIGANDANNNIADFSQFPSCASGKGKNATNDETICVEVTAGGVDTLSTYPAGMATASNMTANGVAYASSAMENPGSASGSTYFMGTAETVQSGANGNICVIDRGVISFHDKVANCEASGGVGAIIINNAPGMLAATLGDANTTTIPAVGAAFEDRAALVAASTASINIGTSDYGMMSGTSMATPAVSGIAALVWSNHSECTGTEIRNALKATAQDSGATGKDVYFGYGIVKAAAASAYLTSNGCAGGVTPPPTGGDITLSLNGYKSKGVRKVDLSFSGAAGSSVDIFRNSVKITTTANDGAYTDTLSSAGTYTYKVCSAGTISCSATKSVSL, encoded by the coding sequence ATGAAATTATCTAAACTGTCTTGTGCCATCATGGCGTTATCTGTCGGTGTTATTGCACAAGCCAATGCAGCCGATGACCGTTATGTTATCCAGGTGGATAACTCAAAGAAAGGCGTAGTAAAAGCGCTAGCTAAACAACTGGGCGCCCAACTTCATGTCGATGGTGATGGCTTCATTGCTGCAAGCTTTACTGGTAAAGACCTTGAGCAAGTTAAAGGCCTGCTAAACAACCCACACATCAAGTTAATCGAACAAGATCAACCACGTCACTTAATGTCTGTCTATTCAGATGATGCTGGCAACCCGATGACACAGCAAGTGACGCCGTACGCCGTATATCAATCACAAGCCAATCAAGTTAATTTCAATGCCAGCGCTGGCATGAAGGTTTGTGTTATCGACTCAGGCCTTGACCGCTCAAACCCTGATTTTGTCTGGAACAACATCACAGGCAATAACGATTCTGGCACAGGTAACTGGGACGTGAATGGTGGCCCACATGGTACTCACGTTGCTGGCACCATAGCTGCGGCTAACAACAACTTAGGTGTGGTTGGTATGGCACCTGGTGTTGATTTACACATCATCAAGGTATTCAATGCCGCAGGTTGGGGTTATTCATCGGATTTGGCTCACGCAGCTAACCTTTGTTCGCAAGCTGGCGCAAACATCATCAGCATGAGCTTAGGCGGCGGTGGTTCAAACAGCACAGAATCAAACGCATTTAAATCTTTCACTGACGCAGGCGGCCTAGTACTCGCTGCAGCGGGTAACGATGGTAACAATGTGCGTTCGTACCCAGCAGGCTACCCATCAGTAATGATGATTGGTGCCAATGATGCTAATAACAACATCGCCGATTTCTCTCAGTTCCCAAGCTGCGCCTCAGGCAAAGGCAAGAACGCCACCAATGATGAGACCATCTGTGTTGAAGTTACGGCTGGCGGTGTTGATACACTATCAACTTACCCAGCAGGCATGGCAACAGCATCGAACATGACGGCAAACGGCGTGGCGTATGCGTCATCTGCAATGGAAAACCCAGGCTCAGCGTCAGGCTCAACCTATTTCATGGGGACGGCTGAAACAGTGCAGTCAGGTGCTAACGGTAACATCTGTGTTATCGACCGTGGAGTGATTTCATTCCATGATAAAGTGGCCAATTGTGAAGCCTCAGGTGGTGTGGGTGCTATTATCATCAACAACGCGCCAGGCATGTTAGCGGCCACCTTAGGTGATGCTAACACCACGACTATTCCTGCGGTTGGCGCCGCCTTTGAAGATCGCGCCGCTTTGGTTGCAGCGTCTACAGCTAGCATCAACATAGGCACATCAGACTACGGCATGATGAGCGGTACTTCGATGGCAACGCCTGCGGTTTCTGGTATTGCTGCACTAGTATGGTCTAACCATTCAGAGTGTACCGGTACTGAAATCCGTAACGCCTTAAAAGCCACAGCCCAAGACAGCGGTGCTACAGGCAAGGACGTGTACTTCGGTTACGGTATCGTTAAAGCTGCGGCTGCAAGCGCTTACCTAACGTCAAACGGTTGTGCGGGCGGCGTGACGCCACCACCAACAGGCGGCGACATCACCCTTAGCCTTAACGGTTATAAGAGCAAAGGCGTGCGTAAGGTTGATTTAAGCTTCTCTGGCGCTGCGGGTTCAAGTGTAGACATCTTCCGCAATAGCGTGAAAATCACTACCACAGCTAACGACGGTGCTTATACAGATACCCTAAGCTCGGCTGGCACTTACACTTATAAAGTCTGTTCTGCTGGCACCATCAGCTGCAGCGCAACTAAAAGTGTTAGCCTATAA
- a CDS encoding winged helix-turn-helix domain-containing protein, which produces MSANTSPYSNQEWRQLILQQQGLTAPLTKLTEVVTRLSYVQIDSINVVERAHHHVLHTRLNNYQPSTLNQALADAQIFEYWAHAAAYLPIEDFRFSLQRKLALQQGGKHWFEVDDKAMQEVLARITTEGPLKSSDFKHPESNKTSGWWDWKPAKKALEQLFMQGDIMVKRRDKFQKVYDLTERVLPSSVNRQAPTEDEFAHYLISRFIRAQGVGTLKEIGYLRKGLKPALTRQIQNLLEAGSLSHFSQLGQDYYFDPNIGLKKVKKSKVFLINPFDNLIIQRARLTQLFDFNYVLEVYVPEAKRRFGYYSLAVLWKDDFIAHLDVKAQRSHGHLLLQNLSFTSKALTEKAMLHNDDFFAAFEQAVNDYAEFNGCQTWQLLACNDSKLGRKYSSLQHRTS; this is translated from the coding sequence ATGTCAGCCAACACTAGCCCTTATTCCAATCAAGAGTGGCGTCAGCTTATTTTGCAGCAGCAAGGGCTCACTGCGCCATTAACCAAGTTGACAGAAGTTGTCACTAGGCTGAGTTATGTACAGATTGACTCTATCAATGTGGTTGAGCGCGCTCATCATCATGTCCTACATACTCGGCTTAACAATTATCAACCCAGCACGTTGAACCAAGCATTAGCCGATGCTCAAATATTTGAGTATTGGGCCCATGCGGCGGCCTATTTACCCATAGAAGACTTCCGTTTTAGCTTGCAGCGAAAACTGGCTTTACAACAAGGGGGCAAGCATTGGTTCGAAGTTGATGATAAGGCTATGCAAGAAGTATTGGCGCGGATAACAACGGAAGGACCGCTTAAAAGCAGTGACTTTAAACATCCTGAGTCGAACAAAACCAGTGGTTGGTGGGATTGGAAACCGGCTAAAAAAGCCCTAGAGCAGTTATTTATGCAAGGGGACATCATGGTGAAGCGCCGTGATAAATTTCAAAAAGTGTACGATCTCACTGAGCGTGTGCTACCCAGTTCAGTGAATCGCCAAGCGCCCACTGAAGATGAATTTGCCCACTACTTGATTAGTCGCTTTATTAGGGCGCAAGGGGTCGGTACTCTCAAAGAGATAGGTTATTTGCGCAAGGGGCTTAAGCCTGCGTTGACTCGGCAAATACAAAATTTGCTAGAGGCTGGCAGTTTGAGCCATTTTTCCCAGTTGGGACAAGACTATTACTTTGACCCTAATATTGGTTTAAAAAAGGTAAAAAAATCAAAAGTCTTTCTCATTAATCCTTTCGATAATCTCATCATTCAAAGGGCAAGATTAACGCAGTTATTTGATTTTAACTATGTGCTCGAGGTCTATGTTCCCGAAGCTAAGCGAAGGTTTGGTTATTACAGTCTTGCAGTGCTGTGGAAGGATGATTTTATTGCTCATTTGGATGTCAAAGCCCAAAGAAGTCATGGCCATTTATTGCTGCAAAATTTAAGCTTCACTTCTAAAGCCTTAACTGAAAAGGCGATGTTGCATAATGATGATTTTTTCGCTGCGTTTGAACAAGCCGTCAATGATTATGCCGAGTTTAATGGTTGCCAAACGTGGCAGTTGTTGGCCTGTAATGACAGCAAGCTAGGTAGGAAATATTCCAGCTTGCAGCATCGAACTAGTTAG
- a CDS encoding MBL fold metallo-hydrolase RNA specificity domain-containing protein translates to MEMSLQFLGATQEVTGSCHLLTVDGQQLLLDCGLIQGGKADELRNHDPFDFKPSQIDAVILSHAHIDHSGRLPLLVKQGFNGPIYTHKATAELCGIMLRDAAMLQERDAQRKSKKLKKLNLDPVDALFDEDDVEAVLKLFVPLEYGAQTKLMPHVSVRLSDAGHILGSAIVELWLAEGSEAKKIVFSGDLGRADMPILDDPCLIDSADLVLMESTYGNRLHRSWEETLTELKAIFASTIKQSRGNILLPAFSVGRAQELLYLFHLYAKEWDLSRWRICLDSPMAIKATQVYVNNYPLMDEDFKRFTRLSPGKHPLLSNAEFTSSTEESIELNDIHEGLIIIAGSGMCNGGRIRNHLAHNLWRSAADVIICGYQALGTPGRLLVDGATELTIHGQKVKVAARLHTIGGLSAHADQAELLRWYRHFENSPPVVLVHGEKEAQAVLMEALSENLDTSPQAAAIAEHRDCLDLSKLPKLVWIHAECVQWGRRLR, encoded by the coding sequence ATGGAGATGAGCTTACAATTTTTAGGGGCAACTCAAGAGGTGACAGGCTCTTGTCATTTGCTCACTGTCGATGGTCAACAATTACTGCTGGACTGCGGTTTAATTCAAGGCGGCAAGGCCGATGAGTTACGTAATCATGATCCGTTTGATTTTAAGCCATCTCAGATTGACGCGGTGATCTTGAGCCACGCTCATATCGATCACTCTGGCCGTTTACCCCTTCTGGTTAAACAAGGCTTTAATGGTCCCATTTATACTCATAAAGCGACGGCAGAGCTGTGCGGCATTATGCTAAGGGATGCCGCCATGCTGCAAGAAAGGGATGCGCAAAGAAAAAGTAAAAAGTTAAAAAAACTAAATCTTGATCCCGTCGATGCATTATTTGATGAAGACGATGTCGAAGCCGTGCTTAAATTATTCGTCCCCCTCGAATATGGTGCACAAACAAAGTTGATGCCTCATGTCAGTGTGCGCTTGTCCGATGCGGGTCATATTTTGGGTTCTGCCATCGTTGAGCTTTGGTTAGCGGAGGGGAGTGAGGCGAAAAAGATCGTCTTTAGCGGCGATCTTGGCCGTGCCGATATGCCTATTCTCGATGATCCCTGCTTGATTGATAGTGCCGATTTAGTGCTTATGGAAAGTACCTATGGCAATCGATTACACCGAAGCTGGGAAGAGACCTTAACCGAACTAAAAGCCATTTTTGCCAGCACCATTAAACAGAGTCGCGGTAATATTTTATTGCCTGCGTTTTCCGTTGGTCGAGCTCAAGAGTTATTGTATTTATTCCATTTATACGCAAAAGAGTGGGACTTATCCCGTTGGCGAATTTGCCTAGATAGCCCGATGGCCATTAAAGCCACTCAAGTGTATGTCAATAATTACCCATTAATGGATGAAGACTTTAAGCGCTTTACGCGCTTATCACCGGGTAAGCATCCTTTGCTTTCCAATGCCGAATTTACCAGTAGTACAGAAGAGTCCATTGAACTTAATGATATCCATGAAGGGCTTATTATCATAGCCGGCAGCGGCATGTGTAATGGGGGGCGCATTCGCAATCATCTGGCCCATAATTTGTGGCGCAGTGCTGCAGATGTGATCATTTGTGGTTATCAGGCTCTAGGAACCCCAGGAAGGTTATTAGTGGACGGCGCTACTGAGCTGACTATTCATGGTCAAAAAGTGAAGGTCGCAGCGAGGCTGCATACCATTGGTGGATTATCTGCTCATGCAGATCAGGCTGAGTTATTACGCTGGTATCGACATTTTGAAAATTCACCCCCTGTGGTATTGGTTCATGGGGAGAAAGAAGCTCAGGCTGTGCTTATGGAAGCCTTAAGCGAAAATCTTGATACTTCCCCGCAGGCAGCCGCTATCGCTGAGCACAGGGATTGCCTCGATCTCAGTAAATTACCTAAGCTTGTTTGGATCCATGCTGAGTGTGTTCAATGGGGAAGGAGGCTAAGATAA
- a CDS encoding methyl-accepting chemotaxis protein produces MRTGVHIYPPILGLLGSILLLSFSQVNLSTSLAALVLFALGLLFGHWVKQNQKECSERLAAAQASNEQLTDSSLNVSNLDNLCLQVFPIWRRQVETTRLQTETATTDLASNFSNLVVRLTHSFSSNASGSTEKNSIESTFSFAEKSLQGVIGSLQTTQHDRAAILDEVRMLTSYTEELKRMAAEVDAIAGQTNLLALNAAIEAARAGEAGRGFAVVADEVRKLSSLSSATGKNMTEKVNVINNAVNNAFAVAEKATLDDDGIMDRAENSIKEVLSSFSSTVKDLAQSKKVMQEEGLHIQQEIEQMLVSLQFQDRTSQILAQVNKSMEELGQTMEQAHSNQHLGNAFTEKDVSHWLSKMEKGYAMLEQRSNHDSHHAKSAPVEDITFF; encoded by the coding sequence ATGCGTACAGGAGTTCATATTTATCCCCCAATATTGGGTCTGCTGGGCAGTATATTGCTGCTGTCTTTCTCGCAAGTGAACCTTAGCACTAGCTTAGCTGCCTTAGTTTTATTTGCCCTAGGCCTACTCTTTGGTCATTGGGTAAAGCAAAACCAAAAGGAGTGCAGTGAACGCTTAGCGGCAGCACAAGCCAGCAATGAACAACTCACAGATTCAAGCCTAAATGTCAGTAATCTAGACAATCTTTGCCTGCAAGTATTTCCAATTTGGCGTCGCCAGGTTGAAACGACTCGGCTGCAAACAGAAACGGCCACCACAGACTTAGCATCGAATTTTAGTAATTTAGTCGTGCGCCTCACTCACTCATTTTCCAGTAACGCCAGTGGCAGTACAGAGAAAAACTCCATAGAAAGCACCTTTTCTTTTGCCGAAAAATCTCTACAAGGCGTGATAGGTTCCCTGCAGACGACCCAACATGACAGGGCCGCCATCTTAGATGAAGTGCGTATGCTCACCTCCTACACGGAAGAGCTTAAACGTATGGCTGCAGAAGTGGATGCCATCGCGGGACAAACAAACTTACTGGCGTTAAATGCCGCTATCGAAGCAGCACGAGCCGGCGAAGCGGGCCGTGGCTTTGCCGTTGTTGCCGATGAAGTACGTAAGTTGTCATCACTTTCTAGCGCCACAGGCAAAAACATGACAGAGAAAGTCAATGTCATTAACAATGCCGTCAACAACGCTTTCGCCGTCGCCGAAAAAGCCACATTAGATGACGATGGCATTATGGACAGGGCTGAAAACTCCATTAAAGAAGTGCTTTCAAGCTTTAGCTCCACAGTTAAAGATCTCGCGCAATCCAAAAAAGTGATGCAAGAGGAAGGACTTCATATTCAGCAAGAAATAGAACAGATGCTAGTGTCTTTGCAGTTTCAAGATAGAACTAGCCAAATTTTGGCTCAAGTTAACAAGAGTATGGAGGAACTGGGGCAAACCATGGAGCAAGCCCATAGCAATCAACACTTAGGGAATGCCTTTACTGAAAAGGATGTCAGCCACTGGCTAAGCAAAATGGAGAAGGGCTACGCCATGCTCGAGCAAAGGAGTAACCACGATTCTCATCATGCTAAATCGGCGCCAGTTGAAGACATTACTTTCTTCTAA
- a CDS encoding response regulator → MSKTIMIVDDSASLRQVVSIALKGAGYNTIEACDGVDALKKLNGAAVNLIISDVNMPNMDGISMVKEVKKLPAHKFTPIIMLTTESQADKKSEGQAAGARAWVVKPFQPQQMLAAVAKLI, encoded by the coding sequence ATGTCTAAAACAATCATGATAGTGGATGACTCAGCAAGCTTAAGGCAAGTGGTTAGCATAGCGCTCAAGGGCGCAGGCTATAACACCATCGAAGCCTGTGACGGAGTCGATGCGCTAAAGAAGCTCAATGGCGCCGCTGTGAATCTGATTATTAGTGACGTCAACATGCCCAATATGGACGGCATTAGCATGGTAAAGGAAGTCAAAAAACTCCCTGCTCATAAGTTTACCCCCATCATAATGCTGACCACTGAGTCCCAAGCGGATAAGAAATCCGAAGGTCAAGCAGCTGGTGCCCGTGCTTGGGTAGTTAAGCCTTTCCAGCCACAGCAAATGCTTGCGGCCGTCGCCAAACTTATTTAA
- a CDS encoding STAS domain-containing protein → MLTFSQTDNLSQAQIEGAMTIHNAFELKGQLMQVLNFSHSLELDLSTVTEIDGAGLQLLIMAKQQQARAHLELTLIHHSDAVVEAMELMGLVSWFNDPVIMARQ, encoded by the coding sequence ATGCTAACGTTTTCTCAGACCGATAATTTGTCCCAGGCCCAAATTGAAGGGGCCATGACGATCCACAATGCTTTCGAACTCAAAGGCCAGTTAATGCAAGTACTTAATTTTTCGCATTCTTTAGAGCTGGATTTATCGACGGTCACTGAAATTGATGGGGCAGGATTACAGCTACTTATTATGGCAAAGCAACAGCAAGCTCGTGCTCACCTAGAACTCACCCTAATTCATCACAGCGATGCGGTTGTGGAAGCGATGGAGTTAATGGGCTTAGTCAGTTGGTTTAATGACCCCGTGATCATGGCACGGCAATAG
- a CDS encoding chemotaxis protein CheA, giving the protein MDELEQVLGLYISESRELLDEMETLLLNLENEEDKSESLNGIFRAAHTIKGSAGIFSLDEVVHFTHGVESLLDKMRDGKIAPNAELTSLLLDCKDHISQLIDNVENKASLTEEASLNGKTLLQTLIIVVKQGGTDGPQDVPPVTTNVATTQPVERVKSPKVESDNWHISVRYHEDSFRFGMDPLAILRYLATLGTIETIKTLFPAMPEAQYMDPESCYLGYEINFKSQADKQEIEGAFEFIREDSQVHILPPSSRVSDYINLIKALPEEELQLGEILVKCGSLTPNELEFALGLQRELKSQSIDVPLGSIVVNNGLTPQPVLESAIAKQNQIRDGKNKESQSVRVDADKLDQLINLVGELVIAGASSSLHAHTSGDRKLIESFSLLTRLMEEVRDAALQLRMVQIGGTFSRFQRVVRDVAKELGKDIELVITGAETELDKTVVEKISDPLMHLVRNSMDHGIEAPDVRMNKQKSPKGRLCLNAYHDSGMIIIEVSDDGAGLNHERILQKAIEKGLVQEGEQLDISEINNLIFEPGFSTAEAVTNLSGRGVGMDVVKRNITALRGTVDVQSTFGQGALFSIRLPLTLAIIEGFLVEIDTSSFVIPLNMVLECVELSEYNSEIDPNTQQSYINLRGEVLPFIRLRRLFHLGGQTPKRENVIVVSYLGSKVGLAVDKLVGEFQTVIKPLGNIFSHIQGISGSTVLGSGEVALILDVPNLVQKILTTESAKALYSQA; this is encoded by the coding sequence ATGGATGAATTAGAACAAGTCTTAGGTTTGTATATTTCAGAGAGTAGAGAGCTACTGGATGAGATGGAAACGCTATTACTCAATCTTGAAAATGAAGAAGATAAAAGTGAAAGCCTTAATGGCATCTTTCGCGCTGCTCATACCATCAAAGGATCGGCAGGGATTTTCTCACTGGATGAAGTGGTACATTTCACTCATGGGGTTGAGAGTTTACTGGATAAAATGCGCGACGGAAAAATTGCGCCTAACGCCGAACTGACGTCATTACTACTGGACTGCAAAGATCATATCAGCCAGCTTATCGATAATGTGGAGAATAAAGCCAGCCTCACTGAAGAAGCCTCATTAAATGGTAAAACCTTACTGCAAACACTGATCATAGTGGTGAAACAAGGCGGCACAGATGGTCCGCAAGATGTTCCACCAGTCACGACAAATGTCGCCACGACTCAGCCAGTTGAACGAGTCAAGAGCCCTAAAGTGGAAAGTGATAATTGGCATATCTCGGTGCGCTATCATGAAGACTCCTTCCGTTTCGGCATGGACCCCTTAGCCATACTGCGCTATTTAGCCACCTTAGGCACCATAGAAACCATTAAAACCTTGTTCCCAGCCATGCCTGAAGCCCAATATATGGATCCTGAATCTTGCTATCTGGGCTATGAAATTAACTTTAAAAGCCAAGCTGATAAACAAGAAATTGAAGGGGCATTTGAATTTATTCGCGAAGATAGCCAAGTGCATATCCTGCCGCCCAGTAGCCGCGTCAGCGATTACATCAACTTAATTAAAGCTTTACCTGAAGAAGAGCTGCAACTCGGGGAAATTCTGGTCAAATGTGGTTCGCTAACCCCCAATGAACTGGAATTTGCTCTGGGCTTGCAACGGGAGCTTAAAAGCCAATCCATAGATGTGCCCTTAGGCTCGATTGTGGTCAACAATGGCCTGACGCCGCAACCTGTGCTTGAATCTGCCATCGCAAAACAAAATCAAATTAGGGATGGTAAAAACAAAGAAAGCCAATCTGTTAGGGTCGATGCAGACAAGTTAGATCAGCTGATAAATCTGGTCGGTGAACTGGTCATTGCCGGCGCCAGCTCAAGCTTACATGCCCACACCTCAGGTGACAGAAAATTGATCGAGTCCTTCTCCTTATTAACCCGTTTAATGGAAGAAGTCCGTGACGCCGCATTGCAACTGCGCATGGTGCAAATTGGCGGAACCTTTAGTCGTTTTCAACGTGTGGTGAGGGATGTGGCCAAAGAGTTAGGCAAAGACATAGAGCTTGTGATCACAGGCGCCGAAACTGAACTTGATAAAACTGTGGTCGAGAAAATCAGCGATCCTTTAATGCATTTGGTGCGTAACTCTATGGATCATGGCATAGAGGCCCCAGATGTTCGCATGAACAAGCAAAAGTCTCCCAAAGGAAGGCTCTGTCTCAATGCTTACCATGATTCGGGCATGATAATCATAGAAGTGTCCGATGATGGCGCTGGCTTAAATCATGAACGCATACTGCAAAAAGCCATAGAAAAAGGCCTAGTACAAGAAGGTGAACAGCTGGACATAAGCGAAATCAACAACCTCATTTTTGAACCCGGATTTTCTACCGCAGAGGCCGTCACTAACCTTTCGGGAAGAGGGGTAGGCATGGATGTGGTTAAACGTAACATTACTGCCCTGCGCGGCACTGTCGATGTGCAAAGTACCTTTGGTCAAGGGGCACTGTTTAGCATTCGATTGCCACTTACTCTCGCCATTATTGAGGGCTTCTTAGTGGAAATCGATACCTCCTCGTTCGTTATCCCCCTCAACATGGTGCTGGAATGTGTTGAACTCAGTGAATACAACTCGGAGATCGATCCTAATACCCAGCAGAGTTACATCAATCTGCGTGGTGAAGTACTGCCCTTTATTCGCTTAAGGCGCTTGTTCCACTTAGGTGGACAGACGCCAAAACGAGAGAATGTCATCGTCGTATCTTACCTAGGCAGCAAGGTGGGACTTGCTGTCGATAAACTAGTGGGAGAGTTCCAAACCGTCATCAAGCCGTTAGGTAATATTTTCAGTCACATTCAGGGAATTAGTGGCTCGACAGTATTAGGCAGCGGTGAAGTGGCATTGATTTTAGATGTACCCAACTTAGTCCAGAAAATATTGACAACAGAATCAGCCAAAGCCCTCTACAGCCAAGCTTGA